A single genomic interval of Peromyscus leucopus breed LL Stock chromosome 7, UCI_PerLeu_2.1, whole genome shotgun sequence harbors:
- the Pes1 gene encoding pescadillo homolog produces MGGLEKKKYERGSATNYITRNKARKKLQLSLPDFRRLCILKGIYPHEPKHKKKVNKGSTAARTFYLIKDIKFLLHEPIVNKFREYKVFVRKLRKAYGKSEWNAVERLKDNKPSYKLDHIVKERYPTFIDALRDLDDALSMCFLFSTFPRTGKCHVQTIQLCRRLTVEFLHYVIAARALRKVFLSIKGIYYQAEVLGQPIVWIAPYAFSHDHPTDVDYRVMATFTEFYTTLLGFVNFRLYQSLNLHYPPKLEGQAQAETKISEDTYALDSESSMEKLAALSASLARVVVPTIEEAEADEFPADGEVSEQEEGRRKELEAQERHKRLFEGLKFFLNREVPREALSFIIRSFGGDVSWDKSLCIGATYDITDSCITHQIVDRPGQQTPVIGRYYIQPQWVFDCVNARLLLPVAEYFPGVQLPPHLSPFVSEKEGDYIPPEKLKLLALQRGEDPGDLKEEEEDEEEEEDDDDDDNDDNEGDGDVAEDKEEEDVEADSEKEEEAHLSALEQQRLEGKKPQVVAGTVKLEDKQRLAQEEESEAKRLAIMMMKKREKYLYQKIMFGKRRKIREANKLAEKRKAHDDAVRSEKKAKRTRPV; encoded by the exons ATGGGAGGTCTGGAGAAGAAGAAG TATGAACGAGGCTCTGCCACCAACTATATCACCCGAAACAAAGCCCGGAAGAAGCTGCAGCTGAGCCTGCCTGATTTCAG GCGGCTGTGCATCCTGAAAGGCATTTATCCCCATGAGCCCAAGCATAAGAAGAAAGTGAACAAGGGTTCCACAGCAGCCCGAACATTTTACCTTATCAAAGATATTAAATTCCTCCTCCATGAGCCCATCGTCAACAAGTTCCGAGAGTACAAG GTGTTTGTTCGGAAGCTCCGCAAAGCCTATGGGAAGAGCGAGTGGAATGCTGTGGAGCGCCTGAAGGACAACAAGCCCAGCTACAAGCTTGACCACATTGTCAAGGAGCG GTACCCCACATTTATCGATGCTCTGAGGGATCTTGACGATGCCCTGTCAATGtgcttcctcttctccaccttcCCACGGACCGGCAAGTGCCATGTGCAGACCATCCAGCTGTGTCGCCGGCTTACGGTGGAGTTCCTGCACTACGTCATTGCTGCCCGAGCCCTGCGCAAG GTCTTCCTGTCCATCAAAGGCATTTACTATCAGGCTGAGGTGCTGGGGCAGCCCATCGTATGGATTGCACCCTATGCTTTCTCCCATGAT CATCCAACAGATGTGGACTACAGGGTCATGGCCACCTTCACTGAGTTCTATACCACTCTCCTGGGCTTTGTCAACTTCCGCCTCTACCAGTCTCTCAACCTCCACTACCCACCCAAG ctcGAAGGTCAAGCCCAAGCAGAAACAAAGATCAGCGAGGACACATATGCCCTGGACTCTGAGAGCTCTATGGAG AAACTAGCAGCTCTCAGTGCCAGCCTGGCCCGAGTGGTGGTGCCCACTATAGAGGAGGCTGAGGCCGATGAGTTTCCTGCTGATGGG GAGGTgtcagagcaggaggaagggcgCAGGAAAGAGCTGGAGGCACAGGAGAGACACAAGCGACTCTTCGAGGGCCTGAAGTTCTTCCTGAACCGAGAGGTGCCCCGTGAAGCACTGTCCTTCATCATCAG GAGTTTTGGTGGGGATGTATCCTGGGACAAGTCTTTGTGCATTGGAGCCACTTATGACATCACAGACTCGTGCATCACCCACCAGATTGTTGACCGGCCTGGGCAGCAGACCCCCGTCATTGGCAG GTACTACATCCAGCCCCAGTGGGTGTTTGACTGTGTGAATGCCCGCCTCCTCCTCCCCGTGGCGGAGTACTTCCCTGGGGTGCAGCTGCCCCCACACCTTTCACCCTTCGTGTCCGAGAAGGAAGGAGATTACATTCCCCCTGAGAAGCTGAAGCTACTGGCTCTGCAGCGGGGAGAAGACCCAG GAGAcctgaaagaggaagaggaggacgaggaggaggaggaggatgacgaCGACGATGACAATGATGACAATGAAGGTGATGGTGATGTTgcggaggacaaggaggaggaggatgtggaAGCTgattcagagaaggaggaggaggcgcACCTGTCTGCCTTGGAGCAGCAAAGGCTGGAAGGGAAG AAGCCCCAGGTGGTGGCCGGCACTGTGAAACTGGAGGACAAGCAGCGGCTGGCCCAGGAGGAAGAAAGCGAGGCCAAGCGCCTGGCCATCATGATGATGAAAAAGCGAGAGAAGTACCTCTACCAAAAGATCATGTTTGGCAAGCGGCGCAAAATCCGAGAG GCCAACAAGctggcagagaaaaggaaagcccaTGATGACGCTGTGAGGTCTGAGAAAAAGGCCAAGAGGACAAGGCCTGTGTGA